The following DNA comes from Eulemur rufifrons isolate Redbay chromosome 5, OSU_ERuf_1, whole genome shotgun sequence.
ttttagtccattttgtgctgctagaacagaatacctgagactgggtaatttgtaaagaacaaaGATTGAGTTCTTATGCATCGGGAGACGAGAAAGTCCGAGGTCAGCGGGCCCCACATTTAGTGATGGCCTTTCCTGCTGCATCATCCCTGgcggaagggcaagagagcacacAGATGAGAGAGGGAAGGGGCTCAGACTCATCTTTTGATCAGGAACTCAACTTCTGTAATAACTAACCCACTTCCTCGATACAGCATTAATCAATTCCTGAGGGCacagtcctcatgacctaatcacctcttaaatgtCCCACACTCAATCatgttgcattgaggattaagttcccaacacatgaattttgggggacacattcaaaccacagtaaCAACCAACCTGTCtaataagtataaaaatactCCAAGTATCAGGGTGtctatttttgatatttaaaaaatgtttgattataaaagatattttattctgtGTCCTATAAAACATTTACCTCTCAGTCCATACTGAATATGCCGTGGCTCGTCAAAGGATTCAGTAAAGCTTATGCTGTGCAGAGAAGAACAGTGGAAGCAGGAACCATTTCCCTGAGAGAAGTGTATCTTCTCCAGCCTAGTGTAGAGCCAGATCCCATTTAGAGAAATGTGGAGGAACCCACAGTCTCAACTCTTCCAGGGAAGGCACTAAAGTACTGCCTGGGAATTAAGTACGCACATCAATCAAGCTGATAAGTCTTATCTCcagttaatatataataaaatattaacaaagctAAATCAAATGAGTTTTTAGTTTAGCTGTGTAAGTGGAAAGCAATTTTGAGGTCTGTTGCATAAAGAATTTCAGTTCCGTGGTGGAGTAACAAATAAAtgggcttgggggtggggtggcaggaggggcgATAGAGAAATTGTGTTATCACATTACTGTCAGCTGTAGGTCTTTAAGGCCAGCAGAGTGGCTTTGCCAGGTTTCCTAACAGTTGGATTTCAAGATCtgctttatgaaataaatttgtgttaatattagtaaataaatttGAAGGATCTGTCCTATGCTGTGAGCAATATGTCGTAACTAACAGTAAGGCCTTGTAATAGTCCAGTATTggttttttcttaataaaatatttaatcataaatGTCTGAATTCTGTATCTCCCATAGGAAGGCATTTCCATGTACACTGACAAGAATAATTTAGCCGTTTCATGGTTGAGCACTTAATTACTCATAATTGTGAAGGGTAAGATGTGATGAATTCTTCCTCAATGgacatactaaatattttaaccAAGTAGATGACTTAAAGTAAATTAAGCTACTGAGATATTACATTGGTTAAAAGCAGTTTAAGAACTATATCGTGTCCTGTATGCCATTAGATGATAATACGTGTGTGAGTACTTCTGCCATGTGACTAAAGGGTGCATTATTGGGATGATGACATACATTTTGAGATGCATATTGGGAGGTGAATATTAAATTTGTGgggatttttctatttgtttccctGTCTCTAATGAGGATCCTTAGCTGTATGTAGTGTCTGCTCACCAAACTAATGGGGAAAACTCTTTATGCCCTTTTGCTGGGTGTGAGAGTGTTGTTTGTCCTGTATCAGGACAAAGGAAAGGGACTTCACAGTGAAAGCTCTCCTTAAACCTGGTGACTGTGTTCTTCAGGGAAGATGGCCTGATTTGCAAGGTAATGTCAAAAGCAgtcaaaaaggtaaaataaagaggTAAAAGTATAAGCAGAAACTCTTTGTAAAACGCTCTATTAAATTTCTGAAACAAAAAGGAACTTACATTTTGTAGTAGAGGAaatgaattcaaatattttaggaGTTAACGTAATATGTCACTGCAGCAACAATTGTGTAGTATTGTAAAAGGCTCCGGAGCCTCCTGCCTACCATTAGGGAAGGTTGAAACAACTTGTCTCATTAAGTTAAGCTTCTTCCCTTGAGTGTCTTATTTAGCATTAGTTCTCTTAATTCTCTTTCTCTGGTGATTTGGGTAAAATGTCTGAAACCACTAAAGGTAAAAGGTTGAAGCAATCCCAAATTTAATAATCTATCACCTTTCTTTAGTGTATCTGAGTGTAATTCCCAGCAGTTCTTTGTGAATTCATTAGAAGACATCAAGTCATTAAAAGTTAATAAGAAACTGTTTGTTTCTGTGAGTGTGAATAAAACCTCTTCATAAGCTTGACATTCTTTCCCCGTCATAAAAGCCTTGCTTTTAGCCAATTTCCATTTTCTTGGTCTCCCTAGGTTACTCCTGGATGGGGCACCTCTGATAGCAATCCACAAGGCCAGGTATTACAAGAGGAAAGATGGCTTAGCCCTGGGGCCTGGACCATTTGTGACTGCTTTAGAGTATGCCACAGACACCAAAGCCACAGTGGTGGGGAAGCCAGAGAGGACGTTCTTTTTGGAAGCATTGCGGGGAACTGGCTGTGAACCTGAGGAGGCCGTCATGATAGGAGATGTAAGTAGAAGAGCCCAGGAGGCGCTCTGAGCTCAGTTGTCATGATGGGAGAACCAGCTTTTAGGAACTGCTTTAGGGAGGCAGACCTGTTACTGATGATACAGATGGTATAAATGGCTGCCTGTAGAATGGGCTTTCCTGTAGATGTTAGTGATATTTTCTaaagaactgacatttttattatttctcacatttctccaTAGtgtcattatatatatatatagtcattaaatatgaaatatccgaTTTCGAATCAGAagtttagtttattgtatctTAAACAAgaggcagtacaattaatcaaagtatgcacctaaactgtcgACATAGTTTtgcagtagcttgtttatgccagcagcaaagaagcctagagaacaagtggcaatgaaatcgtgaaaggcgttttccacagcttgttgagaattcaatatttttccttgcaagaagtggtccaaagcctggaggaagtggtagtctgttggtacaaggtctggtgaatacggtggatgacagagagtttccaagtccagcctctgtagtttgagcagcattgtttgtgcaacatgtggtggAACGTTGTCTTGCAAGAGCATTGGCCAgtctctgttgaccagtctcggctgcttactcacaagcatcctcatcacttcatccaattggttgctgTAGACactgctgtaatcaattgaccaggtttcacgaagctatagtggataatactagcgctgcaccaccaaacagacacattagctttttttaatgaatattcggtttaggactgtgttttggcacttcatctttatccaattaTGGTgccgaacacttgtgattgtcaaaaagaatccaatttttgtcacatataacaatacagtgtagaaattattcacctttatgttgtgacagcaaagaaagacaagctttgagatgatttctcttctgatgctcagttaattcatgcagaacccatctatccatcttTTTTACCTTGCCAATGTGTTTcagatggtccaatattgttggaatagtaacctcAAACCTGgctgctaattcacgcgtaggttgagatggatttgcttccactacagctttcagctcatgattatccaccttggtctcaggtcacccatgtggctggctctttttcaagattaaaatcaccagaactgaacttctcaaaccatcgctGTATTGTGTGCtgattagccacatctttcccaaacatttcgttgatatttcaagctatctGCACAGCACTGTTTCTAGGATGGAacttatattctaaaataacacaaattttttacttatccatggtttcacaaaaattgctctttaaaaaacTTTGGAGGATAGTCACAAGCCAAaccgtgcatttgaaagaatgagaatgtaccttcacaataaaaataaaacaagaaatgtcaaagtcaaatgtcagagatatcaactgtcaaacgtagtacttaaggaaatcggacattttatacttaataacctaatatattcaAAAAAACATTCTATTACAAGGCAATTAAATGCTTCATATATCTTTTGGAAGAAAACTAcacaaatgtaaatttttttgaCTGCTACTTATTCAGAGAACAACCTTATACCTAACAAATTCTaccattattgatttttttcttagcataTGCTTTGTAGAAGAACTTCCCAGTCAGTGTGCCACAAATAGCTAAAGATATTGATTGTCTCAGCCTTTTGAGTGGCAGGGCTGAGCCTGAGATGATTAGAGGCCCTGGCTGGTCACTTGTGGCCATGAGCACCCTGTCAGCTTACCCCAGTGTACTAGGCAAATGTCATTTTCGGTGTGTCACAATGGGAAAGGAGCTGGCAAGCACACTGCCACATGGTAAGTTGGTGGCAAGgattatattcaatttttaaataataacgtGTCAAGCTGGGAGGGACCGTCTTGATTGTCCAGTCTAaacctcttcattttatagactgggaaactgaagcccaaagagGTCAATCTCCACATCTGAATTCCCACAGCTAATTAGTAGCACAGCTGGAGGTAGAACTGTAGCCTCTGGACCTCCCTCCTAGCTGTCTTAACTTGTGATGGTGGAACTGTATCCCGGTCCTCCTGATTTCATCTTCTGTTGCTGTAATCATTCACCTGAAATCAAATAGGATAATCATTGAACTCAATAGTATTTTGAGAAACCATCTTTTCATTCACACCTGTTCTTGGAAGTCTTTACCTGTCTTTCCTAGACAAACGTGTCTGAAGAAGTGGTTATCTGAGCTGGAGACTTCAGAATTCTTTATCCCAGGAGGTGCTGGTACTGGGAcaggaggggaggtgggaagggcatGCGACAGCTGTGCTCAGCTGCATGGAGGGTTGTCATCCAAGAGAGTGGCAgctcttcccctcctcttcctcaccgacttttccccacctcccttcctcttctccctctcccgtCTCCACTTCTTTAACAGGGCAAGTTTAGCTGTAACAGAAAAGGTTTTAAGTTGGACCTTGAATGAAGATTTTGATATTCTGAAACTCATTTCCAGGGGCTGCTGTTGAACAATATTAATgatttttgagggaaaaaaacctTTCTTGAGGCATGATCTGAAGAATCCTGCTTATAGGCATGAGGTGGCAGAGTTGATTTTCTTGATGATTCTTCCAGTCCTTGGATTTTTAATGACCTTGAATTCATCATCACAATCAACCAAACATATTTATCCCTGTCTTGGATAAGAATTGGATAGAGGAGCCCTTTTCAGACGGATCTGTTGTCCCCAAGTATGAAGGGAACATCAGACAGTCACAAAGTGTACTGATTTGACATGATTCTACCTGCTATGGACAATTGGATGGAAAGTAAGGATAATATATTACGTGGGCTGCAGAAAAGCTGTCTTCTGAATCTAGTTCATTCGTTGTCTGCAGTTGGattatttactttaaaagctGCCAAATGGATAGAATGCTTTTTTCCATGATCTGTTTAAAGAGGAGATAGATAAATGTGTGGCAAAGCATGAAGAATTGTAACTCTGCTCTCTCTGTGGTTACTAGGATTACAACTCTATTGTACACCTTCCGCATGTTACTCTTCCCTTCCAAATGTGGTATGCTTCCTCAGAGTATTACATGTAGATTCACCCTTTTTTacatcttcctctcttttttattttaagaaaaaccaTGGGATGAAAGTTGGCCGTCCTAGCCCATTCGGTTCAGTCAGTTGGTAAGATGTGCTGGCTAGGTAACTGCAGACACCGACTGAATGCTCTCTTGGTGCTTCTCTAGGATTGCAGGGACGATGTTGGTGGGGCTCAGAATGCCGGCATGCTGGGCATCTTAGTGAAAACCGGTACGTATCTTCTGGGTAAGCCTTTTCTAA
Coding sequences within:
- the HDHD2 gene encoding haloacid dehalogenase-like hydrolase domain-containing protein 2 isoform X2, translated to MLLVDDRALPDFKGIQTSDPNAVVVGLAPEHFHYQILNQAFRLLLDGAPLIAIHKARYYKRKDGLALGPGPFVTALEYATDTKATVVGKPERTFFLEALRGTGCEPEEAVMIGDDCRDDVGGAQNAGMLGILVKTGKYRAADEEKINPPPYLTCESFPHAVDHILQHLL